A DNA window from Thermosynechococcaceae cyanobacterium Okahandja contains the following coding sequences:
- a CDS encoding retropepsin-like aspartic protease: MYWHRLWGGLLSVLLATSVQAMPLPEPLQRAIANQDWATAIAIIDQMIQANPQQASALRSYRQELVRLQHLPRTTPRGSTAVLTAPSGIAPIVRRQNGIPVIQVTFNQRVRFDMMVDSGASMTVITRPMARALGITPAQVIDNLTFHTANGPVVLPIVYVQSLSVAGLHRNRMPVAIAGPEMTLGLLGQDFLQNYDVSLRQNHIHFQRR, encoded by the coding sequence ATGTACTGGCACCGACTCTGGGGTGGCCTTTTAAGCGTGTTGCTCGCCACCAGTGTTCAGGCAATGCCCCTACCGGAGCCGTTGCAGCGGGCGATCGCCAACCAAGACTGGGCAACAGCCATTGCGATTATTGACCAGATGATCCAGGCCAACCCGCAACAAGCGAGTGCGCTGCGCAGTTACCGCCAAGAATTAGTGCGCCTGCAACACCTCCCCCGAACCACCCCTAGGGGGAGTACTGCCGTCCTGACTGCTCCCAGTGGCATTGCCCCCATCGTGCGGCGTCAAAATGGTATTCCAGTTATTCAAGTAACTTTTAACCAGCGGGTGCGCTTTGACATGATGGTGGATTCCGGTGCCAGCATGACGGTGATTACCCGACCCATGGCGCGAGCCTTGGGGATTACCCCTGCCCAAGTGATTGATAACTTAACGTTTCACACGGCGAATGGCCCAGTGGTCTTGCCAATTGTCTATGTGCAGTCCCTGAGTGTGGCCGGGCTGCACCGCAACCGGATGCCGGTGGCGATCGCTGGGCCTGAGATGACCTTGGGGCTGCTAGGGCAAGATTTCCTGCAAAATTATGATGTGAGTTTACGCCAAAATCATATTCACTTTCAGCGACGTTAG